In Actinoplanes octamycinicus, the genomic window TGACGGCGAGGTGTGCGGCGTCGCGGTCGAGGTGGCGATGGACGTCACCATCCGGGTCGACGTGATCTCCGGGGTGCCGACCGGCACCCCGCGCCTGGAGACCGACACCCAGCTGGTGTCGCTGGGCGCGGCCCGGCCGCTCGAGGACGCCTTCCGGATCAGCCAGGACGACCTGGTCCGGCACGTCGCCGAACTGACCGGACTGGACTTGCTCGATGCCTACCAGCTAGTGTCCCAGACCACCAGCGCCCGGGCCGGCAACGTCGTCGACCCGCAATACGTGATGAGCGCCGGCATCGACAAGAAGTACCTGCCCGGGGTCGCCGCCTACAGCGGTGTCCACGAGCGCCTGCGGAACGGCTGACAGAAGGACTATGTGGCGTCCCGGACTCGACCCGACCCTCGTCCGTGAGCAGTTCTACCTGCTGGCTCACGACGAAACCCGGCAGATGCGGCCCCACCTGCATCTGCCGGCCCTGTCCGCCGGCCTGGCCGGCGCGACGGTGATGGACCTGCTGATCGCTCAGCGGGTGACGGTCGAGTCCGGGTCGCTGCGCCCGGACTGGTACCAGCGTGCCTCCACCGGCGACCCGATCACCGACGACGTCCTCGCCCTGATCATGGAGACCGCGCCCGGCCCGGCCCTGCCGGCCCTGATCCGCGCCGCCTCCGCCGGTCTCTACGAACGCACCACCGCCGCCCTGGTCCACAAGGGCGTGATCGTCGAGGGCCCGCCCCGCCGCTGGCGCAAGGGCCGCGACTACGCGATCGCCCACGAGGGCATCGCGGTCCGGGCCCGCGCCCGAGTCGGCTACCGCATGGAGGGCCGCGACGGCCCGTCCCCGGAAGCCGACAGCCTGTGCACCCTGGTCTCCGCCCTGGGCCTGCACGCGGTCCTGGTCCGCGGCACCCGCTCGGAGGTGGAGCCGCTGCTCCAGCGAGTCGTCCGAGACCTCCCGGAGAACGCCGCCGGCCACCCGGTCGGCGAAGCCCCAGCCGTCGCCGCGGCCGTCCTCAAGGTCATCCAAGACATGGCCACCTCCGCCATGATGTAGCCCCCGCACCAGCATCCGTAATCCCCACCCGCACCCCGCCGCGGCCACACCCCGTCCGCGCACGGCCCGCCCAAACCGCGCCTGTTCCGCTTCGGCTGGCGGCTCGCCCTATGCCGTGTCCGGTTCGCGTCATGCCGCGTCCGGCGCGCTTCCGCTGGCGGCTCGCCCTATGCCGTGTCCGGTTCGCGTCATGCCGCGTCCGGCGCGCTTCCGCTGGCGGCTCACCCTACGCCGCGTCCGGTCCGCGTCATGCCGCCTCCGGTCCGCCTCCGCTGACGGCTCGCCCCCATGCCGCGTCTGGTCCGGGTCATGCCGCCTGCGGGTCCGCCTCTGCTAACGGCCCGCCCGCACCGCGTGCGGCCTGCTTGTGCTCGCGGTCCGCGCGCAATACCCACTTCAACCCCATTCCCGGTACGGATGACTGCCCCGTCCGCACCCCTGCGCGAGGCCCCTTCCACCCCGGACCGCAGCGCGACTCATGCGGGCCCGCCGCCGGTCCAGGTCGCCCAACCGCGTCCGCACCTCCACCCCGCGCGACGAACCCCCGCGCTCAGACTCCGGCCGCGCCGCCAGGCCCCGGCTGGCTCTCACGGGTGTCTCGCAGGTCCTGAGAGACCCCTCACGACCAGCCGGCCGCTCGGTCGCACGGCTTCGGTGTCCACTCGCGCGCGGAGCTGCGGGGTTCGGGCGCGCCTGCGCGGAGCTGCGGGGTTCGGGCGCGCCTGCGCGGAGCTGCGGGGTTCGGGCGCGCCTGCGCGGAACTGCGGGTTCGGGCGCGCCCGCGTCGCCAACCTCTGCTGACTCTCGGGGTGCCCGGCTCCGCTGGTCAATTCGGTGTGGGCTCAGCCCGGCCAACTTTGCAGTCCCCGCCCGCCCCTCAGGGGGGCCGCCCCGAAGACAGTGTGGCGCGAGAGCGGCCTCTCCCGCGGCCAGCCTGTGGACAACGCGCTGATGTGGACAACGCGCCGCCGAGCTCATCGGCTGCCCTGGATCGACTACCGGAGTCGCCCCTGAGGATCATCCAGCTGCAGCCGATTGCGGACCGCATGCCGTCAGCCGGGCCGCTGCCGGCGTGGGTGCCGGAGGGCCGGTCCGATCGAGGCCCCGTCACGGCCGGCGCCCCGAGGGCGGCCAGGGCTGCGCGGCACGCAGAGGGCGTACCGCAAACGGCTGACCGAAAGGGACAGCGGACCCGGACGCGGAGCGTGCCTGGACGGGCGGCGGACCCGGACAGAGGGGCGGGCTGGACCGGGGTGCCCGGGACGCGGAAACGGGCTGGGATGGAGCGGCCGGAGGTGGATCCGGGCTGGGATGGAGCGGCCGGAGGTGGATCCGGGCTGGGACGGAGCGGCCGGAGGTGGATCCGGGCCGGAATGGAGCCGCCCGAGGTGGATCCGGGCTGGGATGGGGCGGCCCGAGGTGGATCCGGGCTGGGATGGGGCGGCCCGAGGTAGATCAGGGCTGAACGGAGCGGCCCGACGTGGATCAGGGCTGGGACGCGGTGGGGACCGACGGGACCTCCGGCTCGCGGGCGGGTTCGATCGTGACCGCGGGGGCTTCGGCCGGGATGGTGGCGATGCCGGCCAGGATCAGGGCGCCGCCGGTGATCTGGAGGAAGGTGAGGTGTTCGCCGACGACCAGCCAGGCGAAGATCGACGCGAAGATGACCTCCAGCAGGCCGACGAAGGAGGCCAGCCGGGAGCCGAGGCGGCTGGAGCCGAAGATGCCCGAGGCGTACGCGATGGCGGTGCCGAAGACGGCGACCACGGCCAGCGGCACCCACCACGGGGTGGACGCTCCGAGCAGCGTGACGTCGCCGAAGGTGGCGGTCATCGGGACCGGGTTGGCGAAGCCGAGCCCGGCGGCGGCGCGGCCGGCCAGCCCGAGCAGGCCGAGGGTGGCGCCGCCGAGCAGCAGGCCGACGCCGGCCAGGGCGACCGGCGGGAGGCCGTCGGCGGGGCGGGCGGCGACCAGGAAGTAGACGGCGCAGCCGAGTGCGGCGGCGAAGGCCAGGGCGACGCCGAGCACGTCGACGGCGCGCAGCGCGCCCGGGCCGATCACCAGGATCAGGCCGCCGACGGCGAGCAGGGAGCCGAGCAGCACGGCCGGGCGGGGCGGACGCCGGGTGGTGGCCCACGCCCAGAGGACCAGGAGCAGCGGCGCCAGGTACTCGATCAGCAGGGCGGTGGAGACCGGCACCCGGCGGATCGCGGCGAAGTAGGCCAGCTGGGTGAAGGCGACGGCGATCAGGCCCATGCCGAGCAGCCGCCAGCGGGCTCGCCACAGGGTGTCCCAGCGGCCGTGCAGGGCGACCAGCACGAACGGCAGCAGCAGGAGCCCGCCGCTGAACGCCCGGGCGGTGACCGCGGCGGCGGGGGACCAGCCGGCCTCCAGCAGTGGTTTGACGAATGCCCCGGACGTGCCGAACGAGGCGGCCGAGACGACCGCGGCGACCAGCCCGGCGGACTGCGGCGTGAGCTTCACGGCGACTCCTCTGTCATGGGCTAAATTCGGTATACCGCTGACGCTAGGCCGGGTGGAGTGAGGAGTCAAATTGCTGTTTGCCCCTGACACGGAGGAGGCGCTGGAGTTCGCCGTGGTGCTGGCGAACACCGCCGCGACTGCCTCCCGCTCCGGCCGGGACGAGTTGGCCACCGTCGCTGACCTGGAGCGACTGCTGCGGGTCAACGTGTTCTCCGGCCGCATCGACCGGGACGAGACCGAGCTGCGCGAGGTGCGCGAGGCCCGCGAGCAGATCCGGGAGATCTGGACGCTCGGGCGTGACGAGGCGGTCGACGCGGTGAACCGGATGCTCCGGGAGGCGCACGCGCTGCCCTATCTGACCCGGCACGACGGGTCGGACTGGCACATGCACGCCACCGAGCCGGACGCGCCGCTGGCCGAGCGGATCCGGGTGGAGGCCGCGCTCGCCCTGATCGACGTGATCCGGATGAACGAGACCGGCCGGCTGCGGGTCTGCGCGGCTGACGACTGCACCGGCCGCTTCGTCGACCTGTCCCGCAACGGCTCCAAGCGCTTCTGCTCGGTCCGCTGCGGCAACCGGATGAACATGATCGCCTTCCGCGCCCGCAAGGCCGATTCCTGACAAACCATCCCCGCTGCCGCGACATCGCCGGCACGTCTCGGTCTTTGTTTCGGTACGACCGGAGCCCCGTTCCGGCCGGCCCGCGAGGCCCCGCGGTCAGAGGCGGAACTGGCCGACCAGTTCCTCCAGCTCGTGGGACATCCGGGACAGCTGCTCGGCGGTCTGCCGTGACTCGCTCACTCCGTGCGCCGTGTCCTGCGCCGCAG contains:
- a CDS encoding GOLPH3/VPS74 family protein gives rise to the protein MWRPGLDPTLVREQFYLLAHDETRQMRPHLHLPALSAGLAGATVMDLLIAQRVTVESGSLRPDWYQRASTGDPITDDVLALIMETAPGPALPALIRAASAGLYERTTAALVHKGVIVEGPPRRWRKGRDYAIAHEGIAVRARARVGYRMEGRDGPSPEADSLCTLVSALGLHAVLVRGTRSEVEPLLQRVVRDLPENAAGHPVGEAPAVAAAVLKVIQDMATSAMM
- a CDS encoding EamA family transporter, whose translation is MKLTPQSAGLVAAVVSAASFGTSGAFVKPLLEAGWSPAAAVTARAFSGGLLLLPFVLVALHGRWDTLWRARWRLLGMGLIAVAFTQLAYFAAIRRVPVSTALLIEYLAPLLLVLWAWATTRRPPRPAVLLGSLLAVGGLILVIGPGALRAVDVLGVALAFAAALGCAVYFLVAARPADGLPPVALAGVGLLLGGATLGLLGLAGRAAAGLGFANPVPMTATFGDVTLLGASTPWWVPLAVVAVFGTAIAYASGIFGSSRLGSRLASFVGLLEVIFASIFAWLVVGEHLTFLQITGGALILAGIATIPAEAPAVTIEPAREPEVPSVPTASQP
- a CDS encoding CGNR zinc finger domain-containing protein, whose product is MLFAPDTEEALEFAVVLANTAATASRSGRDELATVADLERLLRVNVFSGRIDRDETELREVREAREQIREIWTLGRDEAVDAVNRMLREAHALPYLTRHDGSDWHMHATEPDAPLAERIRVEAALALIDVIRMNETGRLRVCAADDCTGRFVDLSRNGSKRFCSVRCGNRMNMIAFRARKADS